In Candidatus Promineifilum breve, one genomic interval encodes:
- a CDS encoding regulatory protein RecX codes for MGTITALTAQVKNPERVSVFIDGDFALGLALSVADGLRIGQEITQAELEQLGRREEKHRARERALGLLARRPYSSAEIARNLRRHKVEEEIIKNVIDDLTEAKLIDDDAFAAYWVEQRETFRPRSRLALRQELSQRGISREIAGEALSTVDEADAARRVARKQAGRWRGLPETEWRAKLTRYLMRQGYAYDIVSEVVTEVWLAIQLDEEQ; via the coding sequence ATGGGTACGATCACAGCACTCACCGCGCAGGTGAAAAACCCGGAGCGCGTCAGCGTGTTTATCGACGGCGATTTTGCCCTGGGGCTGGCGCTGTCGGTGGCCGACGGGCTGCGGATTGGGCAGGAGATCACCCAGGCGGAATTGGAGCAACTGGGCCGGCGCGAGGAGAAGCACCGGGCGCGCGAGCGGGCGTTGGGCCTGCTGGCCCGCCGGCCCTATAGCTCGGCCGAAATCGCGCGCAATCTGCGCCGCCATAAAGTCGAGGAAGAGATTATCAAGAACGTTATCGATGACCTGACCGAAGCCAAGCTGATCGATGACGATGCCTTTGCCGCCTACTGGGTGGAGCAGCGCGAGACCTTTCGGCCGCGCAGCCGCCTGGCCCTGCGGCAGGAACTCAGCCAGAGGGGCATCAGTCGCGAGATAGCCGGCGAGGCCTTGTCCACCGTGGACGAAGCCGACGCCGCCCGGCGGGTCGCGCGGAAGCAAGCCGGACGATGGCGCGGCTTACCGGAAACGGAATGGCGCGCCAAACTCACCCGCTATCTGATGCGTCAGGGATACGCCTACGACATCGTTAGCGAGGTTGTCACCGAGGTCTGGCTGGCGATTCAACTTGACGAAGAACAATAA